A genomic region of Aspergillus oryzae RIB40 DNA, chromosome 1 contains the following coding sequences:
- a CDS encoding glycine hydroxymethyltransferase SHM2 (glycine/serine hydroxymethyltransferase), whose translation MATYALSQAHRDQMEKTLVESDPEIAQIMEKEIQRQRESIVLIASENFTSHAVFDALGSPMSNKYSEGYPGARYYGGNQHIDAIELTCQARALKAFNLDPAKWGVNVQCLSGSPANLQVYQALMRPHDRLMGLDLPHGGHLSHGYQTPARKISAVSTYFETFPYRVNLETGIIDYDALEANAELYRPKCLVAGTSAYCRLIDYERMRKIADKVGAYLIVDMAHISGLIAAGVIPSPFEYADVVTTTTHKSLRGPRGAMIFFRKGVRSTDKTGKEILYDLEGPINFSVFPGHQGGPHNHTITALAVALKQVDTPEFKQYQQQVLNNAKALENEFKQLGHKLVSDGTDSHMVLVDLRAQKLDGARVEAVLEQINIACNKNSIPGDKSALTPCGIRIGAPAMTTRGMGEEDFKRIAHYIDKAIKICKDVQGALPKEANKLKDFKAKVASETVSDILELRKEIAAWASTFPLPV comes from the exons atgGCCACCTACGCTCTGTCGCAGGCCCACCGGGAC CAAATGGAGAAGACTCTCGTTGAGTCTGATCCCGAAATTGCTCAGATCATG GAAAAAGAGATTCAGCGTCAGCGTGAATCCATAGTCCTGATCGCTTCGGAGAACTTCACTTCTCACGCCGTTTTCGACGCCCTTGGTTCTCCCATGTCCAACAAGTACTCCGAGGGTTACCCCGGTGCCCGTTACTACGGTGGTAATCAGCACATCGATGCCATCGAGCTCACATGCCAGGCCCGTGCCCTGAAGGCCTTCAACCTCGACCCTGCCAAGTGGGGCGTCAACGTTCAGTGCCTGAGTGGCAGCCCTGCCAACTTGCAGGTCTACCAGGCTCTTATGCGCCCCCATGACCGTCTGATGGGTCTGGATCTTCCCCACGGAGGCCATCTGTCCCACGGTTATCAGACCCCCGCCAGAAA GATCTCTGCTGTCTCTACTTACTTCGAGACCTTCCCCTACCGTGTCAACCTTGAGACTGGTATCATTGATTACGATGCCCTGGAGGCCAACGCTGAGCTCTACCGCCCCAAGTGTCTGGTTGCCGGTACCTCCGCCTACTGCCGCTTGATCGACTATGAGCGCATGCGCAAGATCGCTGACAAGGTCGGCGCTTACCTCATTGTTGATATGGCCCATATCTCCGGATTGATCGCCGCCGGTGtcattccttctcccttCGAGTACGCCGATGTTGtcactaccaccacccaCAAGTCTCTTCGTGGCCCCCGTGGTgccatgatcttcttccgcaAGGGTGTGCGCAGCACTGACAAGACCGGAAAGGAGATTCTTTACGACCTTGAGGGTCCTATCAACTTCTCCGTTTTCCCTGGTCACCAGGGTGGTCCCCACAACCACACCATCACTGCCCTTGCTGTTGCTCTCAAGCAGGTTGACACTCCCGAGTTCAAGCAGTACCAGCAGCAGGTCCTGAACAACGccaaggctctggagaaCGAGTTCAAGCAGCTGGGCCACAAGCTCGTCTCTGACGGCACTGACAGCCACATGGTCCTGGTCGACCTCCGTGCTCAGAAGTTGGACGGTGCTCGTGTTGAGGCTGTCCTGGAGCAGATCAACATTGCTTGCAACAAGAACTCCATCCCTGGTGACAAGTCTGCCCTTACCCCCTGTGGTATCCGTATCGGTGCTCCTGCCATGACCACCCGTGGTATGGGTGAGGAGGACTTCAAGCGCATCGCTCACTACAtcgacaaggccatcaagaTCTGCAAGGATGTTCAGGGTGCGCTCCCCAAGGAGGCCAACAAGCTCAAGGACTTCAAGGCCAAGGTTGCCTCCGAGACCGTCTCGGACATCCTGGAGCTGCGCAAGGAGATTGCCGCCTGGGCTTCCACCTTCCCTCTCCCCGTTTAA
- a CDS encoding RNA polymerase II mediator complex middle subunit MED9 (predicted protein) produces MASRSPAALTPLPKLSSAPQTPIVRDTTAAPSTVPQPVPFPPPQTFDIIPPLHGLLLRLLSPQANTEGVSNDTRAAEDPAAATAPTGATSTAAVQSQPHPQQQQPTAGNQNNDGHGVMPTVSSAAPGSASAAAEIAALSSNAPPPLDIKDLPTEASSIKIRIQKAQAVVESLPDVHRSVVEQEKEIKELEHRISRLKSVISDFGRRADPAKTEKTEMGAA; encoded by the coding sequence ATGGCTTCTCGATCCCCAGCGGCGCTTACTCCACTGCCAAAATTATCGTCGGCTCCCCAGACGCCCATCGTTAGGGATACAACGGCTGCACCATCAACAGTGCCGCAACCAGtccccttccctcctccacaaacGTTCGATATAATCCCACCATTGCATGGTCTGCTTCTCCGGCTGCTCTCACCACAGGCGAATACTGAAGGCGTATCAAACGACACACGAGCTGCCGAAGATCCAGCTGCAGCTACAGCTCCCACCGGTGCCACGTCCACCGCCGCAGTACAGTCTCAGCCTCACccacaacaacagcaaccgACTGCTGGGAATCAAAATAATGACGGCCATGGCGTAATGCCCACCGTTTCTTCCGCGGCACCAGGTAGCGCCTCCGCTGCGGCCGAAATAGCTGCGTTGAGTTCAAACGCGCCTCCACCGTTAGACATCAAAGACCTTCCTACCGAGGCCAGCTCCATCAAGATTCGTATACAGAAAGCACAAGCTGTGGTGGAGAGCCTGCCTGATGTGCACCGCTCAGTTGTggaacaggagaaggagatcaaAGAACTTGAGCACAGAATCTCTAGACTGAAATCGGTCATCTCAGATTTTGGGAGAAGAGCCGACCCTGcgaaaacagagaaaacgGAGATGGGAGCAGCTTGA
- a CDS encoding small subunit rRNA maturation protein TSR4 (uncharacterized MYND Zn-finger protein): MDPYDSDSSGFEDEDLTETSVLLGYASEELLDDSISHLGGWPTWLDDSTPPPGEFANCKVCNSPMVLLLELHGDLPEHFPDNERRLYIFGCPRKPCNRKPGSIRALRATRKLKSQPAPKKEEKQEPEKEKEEEKKQTEAPKPDLGASLFGATSLTGSVSANQNPFSTSSSSAQASNPFAAPLAAPQPAKPAAPSNPSGNSLSESFADKVRVSSPPPTIKTPEAAGPAAPWPPQSDFPSPYKRYYLDAEYETLSRPPTPKIPDNVVIDNTEDDANGGPGADLKDALESELDKVFMKFSTRLGHNPEQILRYEFRGSPILYSHTDAVGKLLYDPKNPPLGAKVTTTGGPSRMPRCEYCGSQRVFELQLVPHAISMLEDGREGVGLGPKDDGMEWGTIILGVCSKDCGPEKIGVVGWREEWAGVQWEESK, translated from the exons ATGGATCCTTATGACAGCGACTCGTCGGGgtttgaagatgaggacctCACGGAGACCAGTGTGCTTTTGGGATACGCTTCGGAAGAACTGTTAGATGATTCAATCAGTCACCTTGGAGGCTGGCCA ACATGGCTGGACGATTCTACCCCGCCGCCAGGCGAGTTCGCCAATTGCAAAGTTTGCAACAGTCCTATGGTCCTCCTACTCGAATTGCACGGTGACCTCCCCGAACACTTCCCGGATAATGAGCGACGACTGTATATCTTCGGCTGCCCCAGAAAACCCTGCAACCGCAAGCCCGGCAGTATCAGAGCCTTGCGCGCTACAcggaagttgaagagccAGCCAGCGcccaagaaggaggaaaagcaagagccagaaaaggagaaagaagaggaaaagaagcagacTGAGGCTCCCAAGCCGGATCTTGGAGCCAGTCTTTTCGGGGCGACCTCTCTCACTGGGAGCGTTTCTGCGAACCAGAACCCTTTCTCGACCAGTTCGTCCTCCGCACAAGCCAGCAACCCGTTTGCTGCCCCTCTCGCAGCCCCCCAACCGGCCAAACCAGCTGCCCCATCGAACCCGTCCGGAAATTCCCTTTCCGAATCCTTTGCAGACAAAGTTCGAGTTTCCTCCCCGCCCCCGACTATTAAGACACCCGAGGCCGCCGGCCCCGCTGCACCTTGGCCTCCGCAGTCCGACTTCCCCTCACCGTACAAACGATACTATTTAGATGCGGAGTACGAGACCCTTTCTCGTCCCCCTACCCCGAAAATTCCCGATAATGTTGTCATCGATAACACCGAAGACGATGCTAATGGTGGTCCGGGCGCGGACCTCAAGGATGCCCTGGAGTCTGAACTGGACAAAGTCTTCATGAAATTTTCGACCCGTCTCGGACATAACCCTGAGCAGATTTTGCGATATGAATTCCGTGGCTCTCCCATTCTCTATTCGCACACCGATGCCGTCGGAAAACTTCTTTACGACCCCAAGAACCCTCCCTTGGGCGCTAAGGTGACTACTACTGGAGGTCCGAGCCGCATGCCACGCTGTGAATACTGTGGTAGCCAGCGTGTTTTCGAGCTGCAGCTCGTGCCTCACGCCATCAgcatgctggaggatggcCGTGAGGGGGTTGGACTGGGCCCCAAGGACGATGGCATGGAATGGGGAACCATCATTCTTGGTGTCTGCAGCAAGGACTGTGGCCCGGAGAAAATTGGGGTAGTCGGTTGGCGTGAGGAGTGGGCGGGAGTGCAGTGGGAAGAATCGAAATAA
- a CDS encoding CSN8/PSMD8/EIF3K family protein (uncharacterized conserved protein), giving the protein MGVAFDKCETRPANIDAILSGLDRYNPETTTIFQDYVVQQCEDRTFDCYANLALLKLYQFNPHLLQAETVTNILAKALTVFPSPAFSLCLSLLPAHTQPFPSNTEAQAASQTSDFVESVQKLARLSTLLESAQYAQFWSTLNSDDLYADLTADVAGFEELVRIRIAVEVGKAFREINAEVLEQWLDLRSREALEKFVAEVCSWEVDKSGPNGTVVKVPTNKENEVRSEVKSERVGVEMFGRVIRRGFEQAA; this is encoded by the exons ATGGGTGTCGCTTTCGACAAGTGTGAGACTCGGCCGGCCAACATCGATGCCATCCTCAGCGGTCTGGACAGATACAACCCCGAGACGACCACCATCTTCCAGGATTACGTTGTACAACAATGCGAAGACAGGACATTCGACTGCTATGCCAACTTGGCATTGCTTAAGCT CTACCAATTCAACCCCCACCTTCTCCAGGCTGAGACTGTCACCAACATCCTTGCTAAGGCGCTTACCGTTTTCCCATCCcctgctttctctctttgccTCTCCCTGCTCCCCGCCCACACTCAGCCCTTCCCCTCCAACACCGAGGCCCAGGCCGCATCCCAGACCTCCGACTTCGTTGAATCTGTTCAGAAGCTTGCGCGCCTTTCCACGCTTCTTGAGTCTGCCCAGTACGCTCAGTTCTGGTCCACCCTGAACTCCGACGATCTCTACGCCGATCTGACCGCCGATGTCGCCGGCTTCGAGGAGCTCGTCCGCATCCGCATCGCTGTTGAGGTTGGCAAGGCATTCCGTGAGATCAACGCCGAGGTTCTCGAGCAATGGCTCGACCTGAGGAGCCGCGAAGCTCTTGAGAAGTTCGTCGCCGAGGTCTGCAGCTGGGAGGTCGACAAGTCCGGCCCCAACGGCACCGTTGTCAAGGTCCCCACCAACAAGGAGAACGAGGTTCGCAGCGAAGTCAAGAGCGAGCGCGTCGGTGTCGAGATGTTCGGCCGTGTTATCAGACGGGGATTTGAGCAGGCCGCCTGA